A segment of the Methylomonas paludis genome:
CGCAACCACTGATAACCAGACAATGCCGGGGGTGGTGCAGATTTTAGCCGGCTTGGAGCAGGCCAAGCAGCGGGACATAAAGCAGCACAATATTAATTTGCTAAATAAATATGCACCGGCCGCAATCGCCATTTTTGATCGCGACATGCATTATTTGTCAGCCAGCGCCCGCTGGATCAGCGACTTCAATATTAAGGAAGAAGTGCTGGGCCTGTCACATTACCAGGTGTTTCCCAATATCAGTGACTTATGCCGCAGTTATCATCAGCGAGCTTTGGCCGGGGAAATTATCATCACCGATAACTTCCGCTTTGAGATGCCGGATGGCGCAGTCCGCTGGGTGCGGCTGGAACTGGGGCCGTGGATTGATGATGATAGCGCTATCGGCGGCATCGTCATTTTTACCGAGGATAATACCCGTAGTAAAACCGCTGAGCAGGAAGTGGAACTGGGTCGGACAAAATTACAGGCCGCCCTCAGCAGCATGTATGACGCCGTGTTTATTGCCGATGAACACGGCACCCTGATAGATTTTAATGAAGCCTTTGCCGTCATGCATGGTTTTAAAAACAAAGCCGAGTGCCCGGTCAAATTGAGCGATTATCCCGCCATTCTGGAAAAAATCAGTGCAGACGGTGAGGTCGTGTCGCCCCAGCAATGGCCGGTGTTTAGGGCCATGCGCGGCGAAAAACACAGCGGTATCGAATACACAGTGCGGCGTAAAGACACCGGCTTAAGCTTGATAGGCAGTTATAGTTTTGCCCCGCTACGCAATGGCGACGGCCTGATTACCGGTGCAGTGGTCAGCATCCGTGATGTCACCCAGCAGCGGCGTATGGAGCAACTGATCGACACCAAGCGGGGGGAGCTGGAAGAGGCCGGCCGCCATTTCCTGGCCCGCCAGACTGCCGCGGCCATAGCCCATGATCTGAATCAGCCCTTGACCGCAGTCAGCACCTATACCAATGTGGCCTTACAGGTTTTGGAAACCGATAGCCAAAATCTGGAAACCTTGCGTTACGCCTTGACCCAGGCCGAACAGCAGGCACAGCGGGCCGGTAAAATGATGCACGAACTAGTAGCTTCGCTGCAAAAAAACCAAAGTGTCTCAGAGTCCATCAATATAGTCGACCTGCTGATTGAATCAGTCGAAATCGTAGTCGGAAAGGGCGGTTACGGATTACGCCCGCATCTGCACTGGCAAATTGCCCCGGCTCTGCCGCCGGTATTGGGCAACCATTTGCAAATTCAAAAAGTCGTGATCAATCTTATTTCCAACGCCATCCAAGCCATGCAGGATATAACGCCGGCTCAAGCCAAGTTGACCATCAGCGCCGAAATCCAGCAGGCTGATGCAGCCATGCTGCATATCTGTGTCAGTGATACCGGCATAGGCTTAACAGAGGCAGAAGTAAAGGATGTTTTCCAAGCATTTTACTCCACAAAAGCCACCGGCCTGGGCATGGGCCTGGCGATTTGCCGGACAATAATAGGCGCACACGGCGGCAAACTCTGGGCAGAGTCAAAGCCAGACACCGGCGCCAGTTTCCACTTTACCTTGCCGATTGTTAAATAAATTTAGGGCCGGGTAGTTCGAATAACATCCAGCATCTGAGTATTTATCCCTAAGCAGTTAACCGGATTGTTAGCTGTTAGTATATTGTGTTTAATTGAGCTGAGTAAAAGCGTCGTTATTGATTTATCAAAACTATTTATCGCAACGAAAAATACTTGGGGGTAGCCCTAAGCCTGCGCCCTTGCCGCCTACGGGAATCCAGGTAATGATGACCGTGGCTGTGAATAGCGTGCGGAATCGACGATCTGATATTTTGCAATCGTTATACGCCTTTACTTAGCTTGGTTGTCAATTTGCAGCCTGTGCCTATCCACTTCTCGAAAGTGTATGTAATGGATTTATTACCTTGTGTCTATCTGGTTGAAGATGACGCTGCCGCGCGTGATAGTCTGGAGCTACTCATTAATCGTACTGGTTTGGCGGTAACCGTTTGCGCAAGTGTTGGTGAGTTTTTGCCAGCGTATCAGCCCGGTCGACCCTGCTGCCTGGTGTATGATATTTTTATGCAGCACATGAGTTGCGCCGAGCTGCTGGCGGAGCTTATTCACCATAAAATATCCCTGCCGGTTATTTTTCTGATTAATTATGAAGATGTGCACATGATGACGCAGGCAACATCACTCTGCCCGGTTGATTTTATGATCAAACCTGTTCAACCAGCGCTATTATTAAGCCAAATACAAACCCTAATAGCCGCAGAAAAAGCCCGGCACTGATGGTCTAGAAGTCGATCCATCCTATTGAGACGAATATCCGCTAGGATGCACTGAACGCAGTGAAGCGCACCAATAGCGCACCATGCGCCTGCAGAATCGGCACATCCAGGCGCTACCGCGAGTAATCCACCAAATTGCGGTTGATTGCAGCGTTTAAGCCCATTGACTGGCATCGGCTAGTCCAGCTGTACCGGTTTTTCAGCAAAAAAAATCGAGCTGTTGAAAAAATCGGCTGATTGAGTTTTGGCAATCAAAGTCAGAGCTTAGACCTTAATCCAGGCTAAAAACCGCTCCCGGCCGCTTGGTGCTAGGCTGAAATCATTTGCAAATCCAAAAAGCCGTGTTAAATTTAGGTATAATTAGTTATGCAAATTACGCAGGGCATAGGTGCGATAATTTAAATTGGCATGATCTAAACCAACCTTGTCGCACGGT
Coding sequences within it:
- a CDS encoding ATP-binding protein, yielding MQNISDQQNAQRVEANLTASESDLADVVKDNAAGLPGATTDNQTMPGVVQILAGLEQAKQRDIKQHNINLLNKYAPAAIAIFDRDMHYLSASARWISDFNIKEEVLGLSHYQVFPNISDLCRSYHQRALAGEIIITDNFRFEMPDGAVRWVRLELGPWIDDDSAIGGIVIFTEDNTRSKTAEQEVELGRTKLQAALSSMYDAVFIADEHGTLIDFNEAFAVMHGFKNKAECPVKLSDYPAILEKISADGEVVSPQQWPVFRAMRGEKHSGIEYTVRRKDTGLSLIGSYSFAPLRNGDGLITGAVVSIRDVTQQRRMEQLIDTKRGELEEAGRHFLARQTAAAIAHDLNQPLTAVSTYTNVALQVLETDSQNLETLRYALTQAEQQAQRAGKMMHELVASLQKNQSVSESINIVDLLIESVEIVVGKGGYGLRPHLHWQIAPALPPVLGNHLQIQKVVINLISNAIQAMQDITPAQAKLTISAEIQQADAAMLHICVSDTGIGLTEAEVKDVFQAFYSTKATGLGMGLAICRTIIGAHGGKLWAESKPDTGASFHFTLPIVK
- a CDS encoding response regulator transcription factor, translated to MDLLPCVYLVEDDAAARDSLELLINRTGLAVTVCASVGEFLPAYQPGRPCCLVYDIFMQHMSCAELLAELIHHKISLPVIFLINYEDVHMMTQATSLCPVDFMIKPVQPALLLSQIQTLIAAEKARH